Proteins encoded in a region of the Leifsonia sp. PS1209 genome:
- a CDS encoding ATP-binding protein — translation MDSAWLVLLSLALGLVVGAGFVWILHIAARRGDHAVQVVSPSVPDGVDQVLDALESAGVVLDPSNNVIKASPGAHAIGLVWNGALVHPHLVDLVDSVRRTGEPVTEECELARGPFGDANIHLSVRVARLGSRYVLLLAEDRTESYRLEIVRRDFVANISHELKTPIGAVSLLAEALDGASDDPDQVRRFAHRLTQEAHRLARITQDIIELSRLQATDAIGSAERLRANAVVTAALDQNRVAAETRGIELAVRGDKAAEILGNEALLVTAVHNLISNAIQYSPDDSRIGVGVRVVDGVVEIAVTDQGEGIPEDDLDRVFERFFRVDQARSRNTGGTGLGLAIVKHAVQNHGGEVRVWSQPGRGSTFTIRLPEASTVRPPIGEPT, via the coding sequence ATGGACTCCGCCTGGTTGGTGCTGCTGTCTCTGGCACTCGGCCTCGTGGTCGGCGCCGGATTCGTGTGGATCCTGCACATCGCCGCGAGACGGGGCGATCACGCCGTGCAGGTGGTCAGCCCGAGCGTTCCCGACGGCGTCGATCAGGTACTGGATGCGCTCGAATCGGCCGGTGTCGTGCTCGACCCGTCGAACAACGTCATCAAGGCATCGCCCGGCGCCCACGCGATCGGTCTCGTCTGGAACGGCGCCCTCGTGCACCCGCACCTCGTCGACCTGGTGGACAGTGTTCGGCGCACCGGCGAACCGGTGACGGAGGAGTGCGAACTCGCGCGCGGCCCGTTCGGCGATGCGAACATCCACTTGAGCGTGCGGGTCGCCAGGCTCGGCAGCCGCTACGTGCTGCTGCTCGCGGAGGACAGGACCGAGTCGTACCGGCTGGAGATCGTGCGGCGCGACTTCGTCGCCAACATCAGCCACGAGCTGAAGACGCCGATCGGGGCGGTCAGCCTGCTGGCCGAAGCGCTCGACGGCGCGTCGGACGACCCGGACCAGGTGCGCCGGTTCGCGCACAGGCTCACGCAGGAGGCGCACAGGCTCGCCCGCATCACACAGGACATCATCGAGCTGAGCAGGCTGCAGGCGACGGATGCCATCGGCAGCGCCGAGCGTCTCCGGGCGAACGCCGTCGTCACGGCTGCCCTCGACCAGAACAGGGTCGCCGCGGAGACCAGGGGCATCGAGCTCGCGGTCCGCGGCGACAAGGCGGCGGAGATCCTCGGCAACGAGGCCCTGCTCGTCACCGCTGTGCACAACCTCATCTCCAACGCGATCCAGTACTCGCCGGACGACTCGCGCATCGGCGTCGGCGTCCGCGTGGTCGACGGCGTGGTCGAGATCGCGGTGACCGACCAGGGCGAGGGCATCCCGGAAGACGACCTCGACCGCGTCTTCGAACGATTCTTCCGCGTCGACCAGGCCCGCTCCCGCAACACGGGAGGCACGGGGCTGGGGCTCGCCATCGTCAAGCACGCCGTGCAGAACCACGGCGGCGAGGTGCGCGTCTGGTCGCAGCCCGGTCGCGGCTCGACCTTCACCATCCGGCTGCCAGAAGCATCCACTGTTCGTCCCCCGATAGGAGAACCAACGTGA
- a CDS encoding response regulator transcription factor, with the protein MTSILLVEDEAALSEPLAYLLKREGYDVTVAEDGPTALAEFDKDGADLILLDLMLPGIPGTEVCREIRTRSSVPIIMLTAKDSEVDIVVGLELGADDYVTKPYSSRELLARIRAVLRRRVEAEETIDDAILEAGSVRMDVDRHTVQVNGTEISMPLKEFELLELLLRNAGRVLTRGQLIDRVWGSDYFGDTKTLDVHIKRIRSRIEESPSEPAMLVTVRGLGYRFNA; encoded by the coding sequence GTGACATCCATCCTGCTCGTCGAGGATGAGGCCGCTCTGAGCGAGCCGCTCGCCTACCTGTTGAAGCGCGAAGGCTACGACGTGACGGTCGCGGAGGACGGGCCGACGGCGCTCGCCGAGTTCGACAAGGACGGCGCAGACCTCATCCTGCTCGACCTCATGCTGCCCGGCATCCCCGGCACGGAGGTGTGCAGGGAGATCCGCACCCGGTCGAGCGTGCCGATCATCATGCTGACCGCCAAGGACTCCGAGGTCGACATCGTGGTGGGCCTGGAGCTCGGCGCCGACGACTACGTGACCAAGCCGTACTCGTCCCGCGAACTGCTCGCGCGCATCCGGGCCGTGCTGCGGCGCAGGGTGGAGGCGGAGGAGACGATCGACGACGCGATCCTCGAAGCCGGTTCGGTGCGAATGGATGTGGACAGGCACACGGTGCAGGTCAACGGCACCGAGATCTCCATGCCGCTGAAGGAATTCGAGCTGCTGGAGCTGCTGCTACGCAACGCGGGGAGGGTGCTGACGCGCGGCCAGCTGATCGACCGGGTGTGGGGGAGCGACTACTTCGGCGACACCAAGACCCTGGATGTGCACATCAAGCGCATCCGGTCGCGGATCGAGGAGAGCCCGTCGGAGCCGGCGATGCTGGTCACCGTGCGCGGG